One Neodiprion pinetum isolate iyNeoPine1 chromosome 1, iyNeoPine1.2, whole genome shotgun sequence genomic window carries:
- the LOC124211493 gene encoding heat shock factor protein isoform X1 — protein MHTITELGASVPAFLGKLWKLVEDPETDDLICWAPSGTSFFIRNQAQFARELLPHYYKHNNMASFVRQLNMYGFHKKVSVELGGLKCDKDEMEFAHQYFCKGHPCLLEHIKRKIASSKSQDTAQPIIKPELMNKMLTEVRSMRGRQEHLDSRLGTMKRENEALWRELAMLRQKHIKQQQIVNKLIHFLVTLVQPSRNGGAGGLSVKRRYPLMIDDPNRQRAKQSKMSNVKVNTSPTGPVIHELDPTEQELEPEYIVAEILEHGASPSVQSPDPRGASSPNEDNIQFTTSPSPIHRTEDVHLNSDQQDVGCKKNRGSKGKKPNDCVLNAARRKNKVPVKILIPPLEQGENTREETLYLEVPATTSSSPPPEKTLPVEIKRNMKPVPLAVVRSSKLAAMAANMKSSTDFDLDLDIDSVGSAEDDRIVDDVSPTEKLQKLDEILLIPDTIENNNEDVSDDEAYKDLPSQERSTGNEADNWIKNGEVITNNNGEGSSAASSDLSLSCLNDPIRLGPTDEVDNHVETVQSELDNLRELLRGEGYSIDANALLGLFGADDPMSFGIPMNPELDPHAQMHREREGDDMELNGGGELMTYNPPQNFLDFDNDIFLGATSSLSSPLNNSTNNYQDSYDFEDSKASLLESLNAVNDNLESS, from the exons ATGCACACGATTACGGAACTTGGTGCCAGCGTTCCAGCGTTTCTAGGCAAGTTATGGAAACTTGTCGAGGATCCAGAAACCGACGACCTTATTTGCTGGGCACCC AGTGGAACAAGTTTTTTTATCCGCAACCAGGCACAGTTTGCTCGAGAGTTACTGCCTCATTATTACAAGCATAACAACATGGCAAGTTTTGTCCGGCAGCTTAACATGT ATGGATTTCACAAGAAAGTATCCGTTGAATTAGGAGGGTTGAAGTGTGACAAggatgaaatggaatttgCACATCAGTATTTCTGTAAAGGACATCCTTGCCTCTTGGAGCATATCAAACGAAAA ATAGCGTCCAGCAAAAGTCAAGATACGGCGCAACCCATAATAAAACCAGAACTTATGAACAAAATGTTGACGGAAGTAAGAAGCATGCGTGGTCGACAGGAACACCTCGACTCTAGGTTGGGCACGATGAAACGAGAGAATGAAGCTCTGTGGAGAGAGCTGGCAATGCTCAGGCAGAAGCACATCAAGCAGCAACAGATTGTCAACAAACTGATCCACTTCTTGGTCACACTTGTTCAACCATCGAGGAACGGAGGAGCAGGAGGTCTTTCCGTCAAAAGGCGATATCCTCTGATGATCGATGATCCCAATCGTCAGAGAGCCAAACAAAGCAAAATGTCAAATGTTAAG GTCAACACATCGCCTACAGGTCCAGTTATACACGAGCTAGATCCAACCGAACAAGAGTTAGAGCCAGAATATATTGTTGCAGA AATTTTAGAGCATGGCGCCAGCCCTTCAGTCCAAAGTCCCGACCCCCGTGGCGCATCTTCTCCAAATGAAGACAATATACAGTTCACTACGTCCCCCAGTCCCATCCACAGAACGGAAGATGTGCATTTGAATAGCGATCAACAAGATGTTGGTTGCAAAAAGAATCGCGGCAGTAAAGGGAAGAAGCC aAATGACTGCGTTTTGAACGCTGCCAGGAGGAAAAACAAGGTGCCCGTCAAAATTCTGATTCCGCCGCTGGAACAGGGCGAAAATACCAG GGAAGAAACGCTGTATCTTGAAGTGCCTGCGACGACTTCCAGTAGTCCTCCGCCTGAGAAAACTTTACCAGTCGAAATTAAGAGGAACATGAAACCCGTTCCATTGGCTGTAGTTCGGAGTTCTAAACTAGCCGCAATGGCTGCAAATATGAAGTCCTCAACCGATTTTGACCTTGACTTGGATATCGACAGCGTTGGCAGTGCAGAAGATGACCGAATCGTGGATGATGTATCACCTacagaaaaattacagaaactGGACGAGATACTGCTGATTCCTGATACAATTGAGAACAATAACGAAGATGTTAGTGATGATGAAGCTTATAAAGATTTACCGAGTCAGGAAAGATCCACTGGTAATGAAGCTGACAACTGGATCAAGAATGGAGAAGTCATCACAAATAACAACGGAGAAGGAAGTAGCGCAGCGTCTAGCGATTTATCATTGAGTTGTTTAAATGATCCAATTAGGTTAGGACCTAC GGACGAAGTGGACAACCACGTGGAAACTGTACAGTCTGAGTTGGATAACTTGAGAGAATTGCTGCGAGGCGAGGGTTACAGCATTGACGCCAATGCTCTATTGGGA TTATTTGGTGCCGATGATCCGATGTCGTTTGGGATCCCAATGAATCCAGAACTTGACCCACATGCGCAGATGcatagagaaagagaaggagatgATATGG agCTTAACGGAGGCGGAGAACTCATGACATACAATCCTCCTCAAAATTTCCTTGATTTTgataatgatatatttttGGGAGCAACCTCTTCGCTATCATCCCCACTGAATAATTCGACAAACAATTATCAAGATTCTTACGACTTTGAAGACAGTAAGGCATCACTTTTAGAGTCGTTGAATGCTGTTAACGACAACCTAGAATCCTCTTAA
- the LOC124211493 gene encoding heat shock factor protein isoform X3: MHTITELGASVPAFLGKLWKLVEDPETDDLICWAPSGTSFFIRNQAQFARELLPHYYKHNNMASFVRQLNMYGFHKKVSVELGGLKCDKDEMEFAHQYFCKGHPCLLEHIKRKIASSKSQDTAQPIIKPELMNKMLTEVRSMRGRQEHLDSRLGTMKRENEALWRELAMLRQKHIKQQQIVNKLIHFLVTLVQPSRNGGAGGLSVKRRYPLMIDDPNRQRAKQSKMSNVKVNTSPTGPVIHELDPTEQELEPEYIVAEILEHGASPSVQSPDPRGASSPNEDNIQFTTSPSPIHRTEDVHLNSDQQDVGCKKNRGSKGKKPRKNKVPVKILIPPLEQGENTREETLYLEVPATTSSSPPPEKTLPVEIKRNMKPVPLAVVRSSKLAAMAANMKSSTDFDLDLDIDSVGSAEDDRIVDDVSPTEKLQKLDEILLIPDTIENNNEDVSDDEAYKDLPSQERSTGNEADNWIKNGEVITNNNGEGSSAASSDLSLSCLNDPIRLGPTDEVDNHVETVQSELDNLRELLRGEGYSIDANALLGLFGADDPMSFGIPMNPELDPHAQMHREREGDDMELNGGGELMTYNPPQNFLDFDNDIFLGATSSLSSPLNNSTNNYQDSYDFEDSKASLLESLNAVNDNLESS, from the exons ATGCACACGATTACGGAACTTGGTGCCAGCGTTCCAGCGTTTCTAGGCAAGTTATGGAAACTTGTCGAGGATCCAGAAACCGACGACCTTATTTGCTGGGCACCC AGTGGAACAAGTTTTTTTATCCGCAACCAGGCACAGTTTGCTCGAGAGTTACTGCCTCATTATTACAAGCATAACAACATGGCAAGTTTTGTCCGGCAGCTTAACATGT ATGGATTTCACAAGAAAGTATCCGTTGAATTAGGAGGGTTGAAGTGTGACAAggatgaaatggaatttgCACATCAGTATTTCTGTAAAGGACATCCTTGCCTCTTGGAGCATATCAAACGAAAA ATAGCGTCCAGCAAAAGTCAAGATACGGCGCAACCCATAATAAAACCAGAACTTATGAACAAAATGTTGACGGAAGTAAGAAGCATGCGTGGTCGACAGGAACACCTCGACTCTAGGTTGGGCACGATGAAACGAGAGAATGAAGCTCTGTGGAGAGAGCTGGCAATGCTCAGGCAGAAGCACATCAAGCAGCAACAGATTGTCAACAAACTGATCCACTTCTTGGTCACACTTGTTCAACCATCGAGGAACGGAGGAGCAGGAGGTCTTTCCGTCAAAAGGCGATATCCTCTGATGATCGATGATCCCAATCGTCAGAGAGCCAAACAAAGCAAAATGTCAAATGTTAAG GTCAACACATCGCCTACAGGTCCAGTTATACACGAGCTAGATCCAACCGAACAAGAGTTAGAGCCAGAATATATTGTTGCAGA AATTTTAGAGCATGGCGCCAGCCCTTCAGTCCAAAGTCCCGACCCCCGTGGCGCATCTTCTCCAAATGAAGACAATATACAGTTCACTACGTCCCCCAGTCCCATCCACAGAACGGAAGATGTGCATTTGAATAGCGATCAACAAGATGTTGGTTGCAAAAAGAATCGCGGCAGTAAAGGGAAGAAGCC GAGGAAAAACAAGGTGCCCGTCAAAATTCTGATTCCGCCGCTGGAACAGGGCGAAAATACCAG GGAAGAAACGCTGTATCTTGAAGTGCCTGCGACGACTTCCAGTAGTCCTCCGCCTGAGAAAACTTTACCAGTCGAAATTAAGAGGAACATGAAACCCGTTCCATTGGCTGTAGTTCGGAGTTCTAAACTAGCCGCAATGGCTGCAAATATGAAGTCCTCAACCGATTTTGACCTTGACTTGGATATCGACAGCGTTGGCAGTGCAGAAGATGACCGAATCGTGGATGATGTATCACCTacagaaaaattacagaaactGGACGAGATACTGCTGATTCCTGATACAATTGAGAACAATAACGAAGATGTTAGTGATGATGAAGCTTATAAAGATTTACCGAGTCAGGAAAGATCCACTGGTAATGAAGCTGACAACTGGATCAAGAATGGAGAAGTCATCACAAATAACAACGGAGAAGGAAGTAGCGCAGCGTCTAGCGATTTATCATTGAGTTGTTTAAATGATCCAATTAGGTTAGGACCTAC GGACGAAGTGGACAACCACGTGGAAACTGTACAGTCTGAGTTGGATAACTTGAGAGAATTGCTGCGAGGCGAGGGTTACAGCATTGACGCCAATGCTCTATTGGGA TTATTTGGTGCCGATGATCCGATGTCGTTTGGGATCCCAATGAATCCAGAACTTGACCCACATGCGCAGATGcatagagaaagagaaggagatgATATGG agCTTAACGGAGGCGGAGAACTCATGACATACAATCCTCCTCAAAATTTCCTTGATTTTgataatgatatatttttGGGAGCAACCTCTTCGCTATCATCCCCACTGAATAATTCGACAAACAATTATCAAGATTCTTACGACTTTGAAGACAGTAAGGCATCACTTTTAGAGTCGTTGAATGCTGTTAACGACAACCTAGAATCCTCTTAA
- the LOC124211493 gene encoding heat shock factor protein isoform X2: protein MHTITELGASVPAFLGKLWKLVEDPETDDLICWAPSGTSFFIRNQAQFARELLPHYYKHNNMASFVRQLNMYGFHKKVSVELGGLKCDKDEMEFAHQYFCKGHPCLLEHIKRKIASSKSQDTAQPIIKPELMNKMLTEVRSMRGRQEHLDSRLGTMKRENEALWRELAMLRQKHIKQQQIVNKLIHFLVTLVQPSRNGGAGGLSVKRRYPLMIDDPNRQRAKQSKMSNVKVNTSPTGPVIHELDPTEQELEPEYIVAEILEHGASPSVQSPDPRGASSPNEDNIQFTTSPSPIHRTEDVHLNSDQQDVGCKKNRGSKGKKPNDCVLNAARRKNKVPVKILIPPLEQGENTREETLYLEVPATTSSSPPPEKTLPVEIKRNMKPVPLAVVRSSKLAAMAANMKSSTDFDLDLDIDSVGSAEDDRIVDDVSPTEKLQKLDEILLIPDTIENNNEDVSDDEAYKDLPSQERSTGNEADNWIKNGEVITNNNGEGSSAASSDLSLSCLNDPIRDEVDNHVETVQSELDNLRELLRGEGYSIDANALLGLFGADDPMSFGIPMNPELDPHAQMHREREGDDMELNGGGELMTYNPPQNFLDFDNDIFLGATSSLSSPLNNSTNNYQDSYDFEDSKASLLESLNAVNDNLESS from the exons ATGCACACGATTACGGAACTTGGTGCCAGCGTTCCAGCGTTTCTAGGCAAGTTATGGAAACTTGTCGAGGATCCAGAAACCGACGACCTTATTTGCTGGGCACCC AGTGGAACAAGTTTTTTTATCCGCAACCAGGCACAGTTTGCTCGAGAGTTACTGCCTCATTATTACAAGCATAACAACATGGCAAGTTTTGTCCGGCAGCTTAACATGT ATGGATTTCACAAGAAAGTATCCGTTGAATTAGGAGGGTTGAAGTGTGACAAggatgaaatggaatttgCACATCAGTATTTCTGTAAAGGACATCCTTGCCTCTTGGAGCATATCAAACGAAAA ATAGCGTCCAGCAAAAGTCAAGATACGGCGCAACCCATAATAAAACCAGAACTTATGAACAAAATGTTGACGGAAGTAAGAAGCATGCGTGGTCGACAGGAACACCTCGACTCTAGGTTGGGCACGATGAAACGAGAGAATGAAGCTCTGTGGAGAGAGCTGGCAATGCTCAGGCAGAAGCACATCAAGCAGCAACAGATTGTCAACAAACTGATCCACTTCTTGGTCACACTTGTTCAACCATCGAGGAACGGAGGAGCAGGAGGTCTTTCCGTCAAAAGGCGATATCCTCTGATGATCGATGATCCCAATCGTCAGAGAGCCAAACAAAGCAAAATGTCAAATGTTAAG GTCAACACATCGCCTACAGGTCCAGTTATACACGAGCTAGATCCAACCGAACAAGAGTTAGAGCCAGAATATATTGTTGCAGA AATTTTAGAGCATGGCGCCAGCCCTTCAGTCCAAAGTCCCGACCCCCGTGGCGCATCTTCTCCAAATGAAGACAATATACAGTTCACTACGTCCCCCAGTCCCATCCACAGAACGGAAGATGTGCATTTGAATAGCGATCAACAAGATGTTGGTTGCAAAAAGAATCGCGGCAGTAAAGGGAAGAAGCC aAATGACTGCGTTTTGAACGCTGCCAGGAGGAAAAACAAGGTGCCCGTCAAAATTCTGATTCCGCCGCTGGAACAGGGCGAAAATACCAG GGAAGAAACGCTGTATCTTGAAGTGCCTGCGACGACTTCCAGTAGTCCTCCGCCTGAGAAAACTTTACCAGTCGAAATTAAGAGGAACATGAAACCCGTTCCATTGGCTGTAGTTCGGAGTTCTAAACTAGCCGCAATGGCTGCAAATATGAAGTCCTCAACCGATTTTGACCTTGACTTGGATATCGACAGCGTTGGCAGTGCAGAAGATGACCGAATCGTGGATGATGTATCACCTacagaaaaattacagaaactGGACGAGATACTGCTGATTCCTGATACAATTGAGAACAATAACGAAGATGTTAGTGATGATGAAGCTTATAAAGATTTACCGAGTCAGGAAAGATCCACTGGTAATGAAGCTGACAACTGGATCAAGAATGGAGAAGTCATCACAAATAACAACGGAGAAGGAAGTAGCGCAGCGTCTAGCGATTTATCATTGAGTTGTTTAAATGATCCAATTAG GGACGAAGTGGACAACCACGTGGAAACTGTACAGTCTGAGTTGGATAACTTGAGAGAATTGCTGCGAGGCGAGGGTTACAGCATTGACGCCAATGCTCTATTGGGA TTATTTGGTGCCGATGATCCGATGTCGTTTGGGATCCCAATGAATCCAGAACTTGACCCACATGCGCAGATGcatagagaaagagaaggagatgATATGG agCTTAACGGAGGCGGAGAACTCATGACATACAATCCTCCTCAAAATTTCCTTGATTTTgataatgatatatttttGGGAGCAACCTCTTCGCTATCATCCCCACTGAATAATTCGACAAACAATTATCAAGATTCTTACGACTTTGAAGACAGTAAGGCATCACTTTTAGAGTCGTTGAATGCTGTTAACGACAACCTAGAATCCTCTTAA
- the LOC124211493 gene encoding heat shock factor protein isoform X4, with protein sequence MHTITELGASVPAFLGKLWKLVEDPETDDLICWAPSGTSFFIRNQAQFARELLPHYYKHNNMASFVRQLNMYGFHKKVSVELGGLKCDKDEMEFAHQYFCKGHPCLLEHIKRKIASSKSQDTAQPIIKPELMNKMLTEVRSMRGRQEHLDSRLGTMKRENEALWRELAMLRQKHIKQQQIVNKLIHFLVTLVQPSRNGGAGGLSVKRRYPLMIDDPNRQRAKQSKMSNVKVNTSPTGPVIHELDPTEQELEPEYIVAEILEHGASPSVQSPDPRGASSPNEDNIQFTTSPSPIHRTEDVHLNSDQQDVGCKKNRGSKGKKPEETLYLEVPATTSSSPPPEKTLPVEIKRNMKPVPLAVVRSSKLAAMAANMKSSTDFDLDLDIDSVGSAEDDRIVDDVSPTEKLQKLDEILLIPDTIENNNEDVSDDEAYKDLPSQERSTGNEADNWIKNGEVITNNNGEGSSAASSDLSLSCLNDPIRLGPTDEVDNHVETVQSELDNLRELLRGEGYSIDANALLGLFGADDPMSFGIPMNPELDPHAQMHREREGDDMELNGGGELMTYNPPQNFLDFDNDIFLGATSSLSSPLNNSTNNYQDSYDFEDSKASLLESLNAVNDNLESS encoded by the exons ATGCACACGATTACGGAACTTGGTGCCAGCGTTCCAGCGTTTCTAGGCAAGTTATGGAAACTTGTCGAGGATCCAGAAACCGACGACCTTATTTGCTGGGCACCC AGTGGAACAAGTTTTTTTATCCGCAACCAGGCACAGTTTGCTCGAGAGTTACTGCCTCATTATTACAAGCATAACAACATGGCAAGTTTTGTCCGGCAGCTTAACATGT ATGGATTTCACAAGAAAGTATCCGTTGAATTAGGAGGGTTGAAGTGTGACAAggatgaaatggaatttgCACATCAGTATTTCTGTAAAGGACATCCTTGCCTCTTGGAGCATATCAAACGAAAA ATAGCGTCCAGCAAAAGTCAAGATACGGCGCAACCCATAATAAAACCAGAACTTATGAACAAAATGTTGACGGAAGTAAGAAGCATGCGTGGTCGACAGGAACACCTCGACTCTAGGTTGGGCACGATGAAACGAGAGAATGAAGCTCTGTGGAGAGAGCTGGCAATGCTCAGGCAGAAGCACATCAAGCAGCAACAGATTGTCAACAAACTGATCCACTTCTTGGTCACACTTGTTCAACCATCGAGGAACGGAGGAGCAGGAGGTCTTTCCGTCAAAAGGCGATATCCTCTGATGATCGATGATCCCAATCGTCAGAGAGCCAAACAAAGCAAAATGTCAAATGTTAAG GTCAACACATCGCCTACAGGTCCAGTTATACACGAGCTAGATCCAACCGAACAAGAGTTAGAGCCAGAATATATTGTTGCAGA AATTTTAGAGCATGGCGCCAGCCCTTCAGTCCAAAGTCCCGACCCCCGTGGCGCATCTTCTCCAAATGAAGACAATATACAGTTCACTACGTCCCCCAGTCCCATCCACAGAACGGAAGATGTGCATTTGAATAGCGATCAACAAGATGTTGGTTGCAAAAAGAATCGCGGCAGTAAAGGGAAGAAGCC GGAAGAAACGCTGTATCTTGAAGTGCCTGCGACGACTTCCAGTAGTCCTCCGCCTGAGAAAACTTTACCAGTCGAAATTAAGAGGAACATGAAACCCGTTCCATTGGCTGTAGTTCGGAGTTCTAAACTAGCCGCAATGGCTGCAAATATGAAGTCCTCAACCGATTTTGACCTTGACTTGGATATCGACAGCGTTGGCAGTGCAGAAGATGACCGAATCGTGGATGATGTATCACCTacagaaaaattacagaaactGGACGAGATACTGCTGATTCCTGATACAATTGAGAACAATAACGAAGATGTTAGTGATGATGAAGCTTATAAAGATTTACCGAGTCAGGAAAGATCCACTGGTAATGAAGCTGACAACTGGATCAAGAATGGAGAAGTCATCACAAATAACAACGGAGAAGGAAGTAGCGCAGCGTCTAGCGATTTATCATTGAGTTGTTTAAATGATCCAATTAGGTTAGGACCTAC GGACGAAGTGGACAACCACGTGGAAACTGTACAGTCTGAGTTGGATAACTTGAGAGAATTGCTGCGAGGCGAGGGTTACAGCATTGACGCCAATGCTCTATTGGGA TTATTTGGTGCCGATGATCCGATGTCGTTTGGGATCCCAATGAATCCAGAACTTGACCCACATGCGCAGATGcatagagaaagagaaggagatgATATGG agCTTAACGGAGGCGGAGAACTCATGACATACAATCCTCCTCAAAATTTCCTTGATTTTgataatgatatatttttGGGAGCAACCTCTTCGCTATCATCCCCACTGAATAATTCGACAAACAATTATCAAGATTCTTACGACTTTGAAGACAGTAAGGCATCACTTTTAGAGTCGTTGAATGCTGTTAACGACAACCTAGAATCCTCTTAA
- the LOC124210737 gene encoding uncharacterized protein, translating to MLETPWKIALLFGLTLGLATGKPTDSFHRRKNVESALISNELDDRTSNSSRNLRFGDQERYREGRLSEAEFSSYNIKDPNGPGTYAFGYDNVVDAEGNEQFRNEEKLRNGTVLGEYGYTDYKSKRIVRVTYSSDIRGYRAKTEVLPLDDIY from the exons ATGCTCGAGACG CCATGGAAAATCGCTCTTCTCTTCGGCCTGACTTTGGGCCTGGCTACCGGAAAACCAACCGACTCTTTTCACCGGAGGAAAAATGTCGAGAGTGCGTTAATCAGCAACGAACTTGATGATCGGACGAGCAATTCATCACGAAATTTACGATTCGGTGATCAGGAGCGGTACAGAGAAGGTCGACTCTCCGAGGCAGAGTTTTCATCCTACAACATTAAAGATCCCAAC GGACCTGGAACCTACGCCTTTGGCTACGACAACGTCGTCGATGCAGAAGGTAACGAACAATTTCGCAACGAAGAAAAGCTTCGGAATGGAACGGTGCTTGGGGAATACGGCTACACCGATTACAAGAGCAAAAGAATCGTCCGTGTCACTTATTCGTCGGATATAAGAGGCTACAG agcGAAGACGGAAGTGCTACCTCTGGACGacatttattaa